Part of the Hevea brasiliensis isolate MT/VB/25A 57/8 chromosome 16, ASM3005281v1, whole genome shotgun sequence genome is shown below.
aaatgaaaaaaaaatatataaaaaatgttaattaaaaaaaagtgaaattattttttacaatttttttaaatttatgtaaaaatatttatacgtatctaatataaatatatatattattaatttaatataaaaattaaataataaaaattatttttataaaagatattttttaaaaaattatttttataaaaataattttttctatatataaattattttcagtGAAATAAATAaagttgatgtaaatataaaatttttaatttatttttttattcagtAAATTTAAAGTtgttaatgataaaaaaaataaaattttgaagacTAAttagaaaagggaaaaaaaagttAATGAAAGTTAATTTTAtcagtttataattttttttaaaaaaattattgctGGGTATTTAACAAAAGATGCtttatttgttaaaaaaaaaaaagttccggCAATAATaacatgattattattattattattattattattattattattattattattatccaaagtTTCAAACTAAGAACTGTGCAAATACAAAACCCGAGAGAAGTGTTATCGAAGGGAAAACCCTAACGGCTAGTTTCTCTATTTCTATTTTTGGCGTTAACGTGTGAATATGTGCTTTTGCGTGCGCTCTAACGGTCACATGACCGTTTAATCCCCCGCTCTCAAATTTCCCTTTTATAAACCCTCTAAACTTTGCCCCCCCCAAAAAAACATACTTTCTCTTTTCACTTTGAATTTGCTTTCTCGCATCTCTCACTTTCATTCTTATCTTGAATTTATCTTCAATGGAGACTCCATCATCAACGAAAAGAGTCACAAGGTCGCAGACTCTGGCTGCtcttaacaacaacaacaataattccATTTCAAGTGAGTGATTATGCTTTCTTGTTCTATTCATGAGAGATCCAAATCTTTCACTTTCTTTGAATCGATCTTCTTTTTGTTTGATGTAATTGAGCAAAAaaagattattattatttttttttctgtgATGGTGTTTCAGGGAAGATTGAAGATTCTGAGAAAGGTGTTTCAAAAGCAACAAGAAGAAGTGGAAAACAACAACAAGATCGCTCTGCACTTATTGATATAACTAACGATTCCCCAATTGTTGGACTTGCTATGGGTAGCTTAGGGACCCCATCATCAGCCATAGCCAAGCAAAGAAGCAATAGAGTAAAGAACAACAATACACCCGGTTCTGGTGAGGCATTGCTTAGGGGTCAAGTGAAGAGCCTCTTGCAGAAGGTTGAAGAAGAGGCAGAGCTTTCAAAGATCTCACTAGAGAACCGTCCCTTTCTCCATATTCAAGGATTTGTTAGTTCTCCAATGGGACTTCTTGCTCCGACTCCTGCTAATACCCCACAAGTCCCTAATCTCTCTGAAGCTGATGGAAGCATTGACAGCCCTAATCCTTTGCCAGTAGTTGAAGAACAATTGCATATTTGTCAGGTTTGATCATTTTACTTTTATTATACTTGGTTATTGTTCTTATTCGGTACCCATATAATGTAAAAAGTATTGGGTTCTTGCACATTTATTAAATCCAGAAGATCTATATTTTAAATATCTGATTGAAAGGCCGTTTTATTTTATATAcgaaattgaaaattattatctgGTTTCTTGTTGGATGAGTCGGTGATGTATTCTTGATGGCTAAATTTGCAGGTGGCGAGTGATATCTTTCATGGTAAGGACTGCCTTGAATCCCAAAAGAGTCTAACGAGGTCTTTAATGCTGGActtttctgagaaatctgaaatCACTGATGCATCATCAGAATGCCTCTCTGTGGTGACCACTTGCAAAGTAGACGAGTCATTGACAAAAGATGATGGCAGTGCTTCTAACTGGTCCAATCAGGTTAATGCAAGCAcccatgaggaagaagaagaagaagaagaagattattATGATCCTTATGATTATGAAGATGGTGATGGAGGGTTGGTTGATGCACTGTGTGAAGGTATTGGCAAGATAAATTTTAGTGAGAGTAATACAGCGGCTGCTAAGTTCACAGGGAAGCATACAAGATTTAGGTACAGTAGTGATGATGAGATTGTTGAAGAAGAAAAAGTAGTAGCAGCGGCTGCTATTTCAACACCAAGTGTTTTGCGCTTGAAGGGTTTGCCAACTCCCAAAGGGAGGCATCTGCGCTTtcctaaggaagaagaagaaaactgaAGAAATGAGCTTGAAGTGAGTTGGGTCGTTGTGTCTAACTCGACACATTCTTTTGGGATTGCTCCTTGAATTGGTTTCTTGATAGGTTTTTTTTCTTTGACACTCAAAGACTTAGAAACGAAATATTTAAGCGTGAGATTTTATTGAAAGATCACAAATTGAAGTGGTTGTGGAACAATTCTCTGTACTTgtttttatttgattatcaaaGATTAGTTCTGATATCCACTGTTTCttaattcttaatttattttttgtttttgaataactccattacATCATTGACATATTAAAAAAACTCCAGTTAACCTTttctaaaaaatataatttattaaaagaaAAGGTAAAAAGTTGGCGGGTGCCCTCTCAAGTTGTAGTTAAGTTTAGCAGGAACATtgagtattttaattttaactaaatattttagttttaattttaactaaatattttagttttaattaatttagtcaaTATTATAAAATCagtgtcaaattttcttttcgtggatcaaaataaaaaaataatattttattataatattcatgaataaaaaaaagtcatttttaattttaaaattgaaaaaaaaagacCAACTGCTTGCACAGGCTCTCTTGATGCTTcgaaatcttaaaaaaaaaaaaaaagaaaaaattgcaCACAGCTTAGAATCATTAGTACAAGTTTATTATTTAAGCATAGAGTGGCTTGATGCTTCGaaatcttaaaaaaaaatgaaaaaaaaaaaaaagaaaaaatttcacACAGCTTAGAATCATTTAGTACAAGTTAATTTAAGCATCAGAGTGGATATAATATTGCACCAAAAGTTTGAAGGCTGATGTAATTGCACCATCTCCAAtgcttaattaaaaaaataaaccaGCAGTGATTTCCACTCGTTCTACATGTGTACAACATAAATTTACAATCGGAAAACTGCTAAATTGGCATTACAAAGCCGTTGCCGCTCTTTTACACAGTTTAAGACCAGGGATGCCATGCGGGATCCATCATGCGCAAGTTCCTTGGCGTCAAGGCAGCTTCAACTAGCTCAGTGACACCCCGCTGCACCGATTGTTGAGGGTCAACCGTGTTTTCCTCTTGTATGCAGGACAGAGTTTCAAAAATCACAAGTTAGAGGCGAGGATATTTGAAGTAGCAATGCATTGAATTGGCCACTAATACCACTCAACCCATAAAGTAAAAACAAAAACCATAAAATTACAGTTTGAATATCAGCAGCCAATTGCTCCATGACGGGGTTATCTCTTGGTGCCTGGATACCAATACTACAGTGGGGCAGGCACAAATATTTCATTGCAGATTTTGGGCGACCACTTTTTAACATTGGCAATATATGTTTTAAATATTTGTATTCTCTTGCTGATGCTTAGGAAGATGGATAACTTTCACCTACGCACAAGAAGCAACTGGACACCAATGCATCATACAGTGATATATGCACATCATTTTCATCAGTGCGCATGTGTTCACGAGTAAATACACTTGATCAGAGGTCACTTGCCCGTGAACATGGGACGCACATTTGCACTGTCATTTCCATAAAACAAATAGTTTAGTGTCAGAACATTCAGTTTCATAACACAACTTGCTCTCATGAAGTTACTCTTCGGAGAGAAACTGTGGAGCAATTCACTGACCCGGTTGATACCACGATCAACACTGGAAGTGACTTTATTTTTGAAGTCAACAGGATTCATTTTACCCCCTCCAGCAGGCACCAAAGGCATCCCAAGTGGTCTTACCAAAGACCAAGACAGCAGCTCATCACGGAAAAACATTGTTAATTGATGCCACAAATGTTGACTTTGCTGCAATAgtgaaaatttatgaaaattaccatcagcAAGATATCCATTTAGGTTACTTTTGATCAAATTGAGTTCTTAATAAAAACTCACTTTAGGTGAAACCACAGCCTGTGCTGCGGCACACATTGTAGACACTATAAACCCCTCAACTCCAAAATGAGAGAAGAATGCCTGCATGTTCCTCGTTAGACAAGAAGGTACTGGTTCATTAAACTCGATCATTCCATTGGCATCATATGCAGGGTGAAAATCTGTTTGGAAAAATTTCCCCGTGTTCTTGGCAAATGGTATCTTATTTGGAAACCTTCC
Proteins encoded:
- the LOC110655931 gene encoding uncharacterized protein LOC110655931; this encodes METPSSTKRVTRSQTLAALNNNNNNSISRKIEDSEKGVSKATRRSGKQQQDRSALIDITNDSPIVGLAMGSLGTPSSAIAKQRSNRVKNNNTPGSGEALLRGQVKSLLQKVEEEAELSKISLENRPFLHIQGFVSSPMGLLAPTPANTPQVPNLSEADGSIDSPNPLPVVEEQLHICQVASDIFHGKDCLESQKSLTRSLMLDFSEKSEITDASSECLSVVTTCKVDESLTKDDGSASNWSNQVNASTHEEEEEEEEDYYDPYDYEDGDGGLVDALCEGIGKINFSESNTAAAKFTGKHTRFRYSSDDEIVEEEKVVAAAAISTPSVLRLKGLPTPKGRHLRFPKEEEEN